In one Methanobrevibacter arboriphilus genomic region, the following are encoded:
- a CDS encoding PRC-barrel domain-containing protein — protein sequence MVEVSNLYDLDIYTITGQYVGRVVDVVLNIRMGTISKLQVKALEPENKNVGIRDIFRNGLQFVPEENEMRAFQEGVLNVDFDKVRAIGDIMLIDPQDIQKQSQTAQTQPQGQVPDREPQNQMQ from the coding sequence ATGGTAGAAGTTTCAAATCTTTATGATTTAGATATATATACTATTACAGGTCAGTATGTTGGACGTGTTGTAGATGTAGTTCTCAATATCAGGATGGGAACAATTTCTAAACTTCAAGTAAAGGCTTTAGAACCTGAAAACAAAAATGTTGGAATTAGGGATATTTTTAGAAATGGATTACAATTTGTTCCAGAAGAAAATGAGATGAGAGCTTTTCAAGAAGGAGTTCTTAACGTAGACTTTGATAAGGTCAGAGCTATTGGAGATATTATGTTAATAGATCCTCAAGATATTCAAAAACAATCTCAAACAGCTCAAACTCAACCACAAGGTCAAGTTCCAGATAGAGAGCCTCAAAATCAAATGCAATAA
- a CDS encoding aspartate dehydrogenase, with product MIVGILGCGAIASIIVNNFLSKDSGIDIKYFYDHDMEKAENLATISDGIAVLDIDDMIDNVDLVLEAASPISVEKFGLKVLKKGKNIIIMSIGALMDNKFRDRMIEAATNNDAKIFAPSGAIVGLDGIKAASIGKIIKATLTTRKPPRSLGKLVDEEEILYEGKASEAVKIFPVNINVAAALSIACNLDVDVKIIVDPKVDKNVHEVIVEGDFGQFKTRTENLPCEVNPKTSMLAAYSAIKLLKSLNENFIMGT from the coding sequence ATGATAGTTGGAATATTAGGTTGTGGGGCAATAGCTAGCATCATTGTAAATAATTTCTTATCTAAAGATAGTGGAATTGATATTAAATATTTTTATGATCATGATATGGAAAAAGCTGAAAATTTAGCTACTATATCTGATGGAATAGCTGTTTTAGATATTGATGATATGATTGATAATGTTGATTTGGTTTTAGAAGCTGCTTCTCCTATTTCTGTTGAAAAATTCGGACTTAAAGTTTTAAAAAAAGGTAAAAATATTATTATTATGAGTATTGGTGCTTTAATGGATAATAAATTCAGAGATCGGATGATTGAAGCTGCTACTAATAATGATGCTAAAATATTTGCTCCATCAGGAGCTATTGTTGGACTGGATGGTATTAAAGCTGCTTCAATTGGAAAAATCATTAAGGCTACTTTAACTACAAGAAAACCACCTAGATCTCTTGGAAAACTTGTTGATGAAGAAGAAATTCTTTATGAAGGAAAAGCATCAGAAGCTGTTAAAATATTTCCTGTAAATATTAATGTAGCAGCTGCTCTTAGTATTGCTTGTAATTTAGATGTTGATGTTAAGATTATTGTTGACCCTAAAGTAGATAAAAATGTCCATGAAGTGATTGTTGAAGGAGATTTTGGTCAATTTAAAACTAGAACTGAGAACTTACCCTGTGAAGTTAACCCTAAAACTAGTATGTTAGCTGCTTACTCAGCAATTAAACTATTAAAAAGTTTAAATGAGAATTTTATAATGGGAACATAG
- a CDS encoding tRNA(His) guanylyltransferase Thg1 family protein, translating into MKEYEIYNNLKVPKGSKLILRLDGRNFHSLSKNLDFKKPYDENFIKSMVNTSQDIFKEFSPLFIYTFSDEINILLSEIPFSGRIEKLNSVFPSLASSSLTVNLNKYFKPTDSIVISFDSRIIPIADKDDIVKYFKWRQDESWRNCVNSYGYWVLRKDYSPKVATQKLKNLKSSDIHQLLFEKGINLNNVPIHQKRGIAIYKQKEKILGLNPIKNREETSYRNNLIIDKNITIFNKEFFKNIDII; encoded by the coding sequence ATGAAAGAATATGAAATTTATAATAATTTGAAAGTTCCTAAAGGATCTAAATTAATTTTAAGATTAGATGGAAGAAATTTTCATAGTTTATCTAAGAATTTAGATTTTAAAAAACCATATGATGAAAATTTCATTAAATCGATGGTTAATACATCTCAGGATATTTTTAAAGAGTTTTCTCCATTATTTATATACACTTTTTCTGATGAAATAAACATATTACTATCTGAAATACCTTTTTCTGGAAGAATTGAAAAATTAAACTCTGTTTTTCCGAGTTTGGCTTCTAGTTCTTTGACAGTTAATTTAAATAAATATTTTAAACCAACTGATTCTATTGTAATTTCATTTGATTCAAGGATTATTCCAATAGCTGATAAAGATGATATCGTTAAATATTTTAAATGGAGGCAGGATGAATCTTGGAGGAATTGTGTAAATAGTTATGGTTATTGGGTATTAAGGAAAGATTATTCACCTAAAGTAGCTACTCAAAAATTGAAAAATCTTAAATCTTCTGATATTCATCAGCTATTATTTGAAAAGGGTATCAATTTAAATAATGTTCCTATTCATCAAAAAAGAGGAATAGCTATTTATAAACAAAAAGAAAAGATTTTGGGATTAAATCCAATAAAAAATAGAGAAGAAACATCTTAT